A genomic region of Chryseobacterium sp. KACC 21268 contains the following coding sequences:
- a CDS encoding tetratricopeptide repeat protein has product MIIEGVEAMNKKDYAKSLEILTKTRKIAQENKWYREEFLATNNIGANYYMRLDYGEALNNYLDAYKIAVAHLDEKSEMTVLNNIAILYSRDKKTEKAEEYFTKAYELAGKVNNNTSKGLYAINLTIVSNEKKDYRKAKQFIDEALKLTENSPYALLAKATLVETLVNLKQYDEAEKISAELLPKLNGIEHSEYKTQILYNLSSISEHKNDLPKSFHYLELAEKSNLNYDFKENLYERFSLLYKKANNIERAVAYKDSVMMIKDSVNQIKNGQLFENSKIKFELQKSQKNLAESQEKLTTERSFFIKGILLAIFIVIIIFWALRNSIVKNKQQKIIEQSNAEIAKLELEKEKKNKEILENQLKEKEVLALLEEEKYKNEIEAKNRKLTTKALQLTTKIELIDDLVRTLSRQTDNDFENQDVSNIIKQLKIFQRQSREEESFFIHFEEVNQGFINKLKTLHPDLNSNDLRFLSYVYMNLSMKEISSLLSITTEACRKRKERIIKKMNQDDNIDLYNYITSL; this is encoded by the coding sequence ATGATTATTGAAGGCGTGGAAGCGATGAACAAAAAGGATTACGCAAAATCTCTCGAAATCCTGACCAAGACTAGGAAAATTGCGCAGGAAAACAAATGGTACCGCGAGGAATTCCTTGCTACGAACAACATCGGCGCGAATTATTATATGCGATTGGACTACGGCGAAGCGCTCAACAATTACCTTGATGCCTACAAAATTGCTGTTGCACATTTGGATGAAAAATCAGAAATGACGGTGCTAAACAACATCGCAATCCTCTATTCCCGAGACAAAAAAACCGAGAAGGCAGAAGAATATTTTACCAAAGCTTACGAACTCGCAGGAAAGGTTAACAACAACACTTCCAAAGGATTATATGCGATTAATCTTACCATAGTCTCCAACGAAAAGAAAGATTACAGAAAAGCCAAACAGTTCATCGATGAAGCTTTGAAGCTAACGGAAAATTCGCCTTATGCTTTACTTGCAAAAGCGACTTTGGTGGAAACCTTGGTCAATCTGAAACAATATGATGAAGCTGAGAAAATCTCTGCTGAATTGCTGCCAAAATTAAATGGCATTGAACATTCAGAATATAAGACGCAGATTCTGTACAACTTATCCTCGATTTCGGAGCATAAAAATGATTTACCTAAGTCTTTTCATTATCTCGAATTGGCGGAAAAAAGCAATTTGAATTATGATTTTAAGGAAAATCTGTACGAGCGATTCAGTCTTTTGTACAAAAAAGCGAACAATATCGAGCGCGCTGTTGCTTACAAAGATTCGGTGATGATGATTAAAGATTCGGTGAATCAAATCAAGAATGGACAGCTTTTCGAGAACAGTAAAATCAAATTTGAACTTCAAAAATCTCAGAAAAATCTGGCGGAAAGTCAGGAAAAACTGACAACTGAACGTTCTTTTTTCATCAAAGGAATTTTGCTGGCGATTTTCATTGTCATTATTATTTTTTGGGCCTTGAGAAACAGCATTGTTAAAAATAAACAGCAGAAAATCATCGAACAAAGCAATGCCGAAATCGCAAAACTGGAACTCGAAAAAGAGAAAAAGAACAAGGAAATCCTTGAAAATCAATTAAAAGAAAAAGAAGTTCTGGCTCTGTTGGAAGAGGAAAAATATAAAAATGAAATCGAAGCCAAGAATCGAAAACTGACCACCAAAGCGCTTCAACTTACCACTAAAATTGAATTGATAGACGACCTCGTGAGAACGCTTTCCAGACAAACGGATAATGATTTCGAAAATCAAGATGTCAGCAATATCATCAAACAACTGAAAATTTTCCAAAGACAAAGCCGCGAGGAGGAAAGTTTTTTCATCCATTTTGAAGAGGTAAATCAAGGTTTCATTAACAAACTCAAAACACTTCATCCCGACCTCAACTCGAACGACCTTCGTTTTCTTTCTTACGTTTATATGAATCTGTCGATGAAGGAGATTTCTTCCCTTCTAAGCATCACGACCGAGGCTTGCAGGAAGCGAAAAGAGCGCATCATCAAGAAAATGAATCAGGATGACAACATAGACCTATATAACTATATTACAAGTCTTTAG
- a CDS encoding helix-turn-helix transcriptional regulator, with protein sequence MSQIGHNIKKLRKVKGFSQQAFAELFELSRGNISSYEELRAEPKIDVVTKIANYFSIPLDHLLNNQLSVNEILNFNDHFETKEQETVSDFKTIPFIDRNHISQILDFHDSLGSLAKIQFPIYSPKDFLALELDESVNHHSDFQFRETDIAFFKKLEVDLLHTLDNQYGLFFSKASFFIGQFRVKEKQIFLVLNDWHEEEFSINDIDNFWKYYGKFEKSV encoded by the coding sequence ATGAGCCAAATTGGACATAACATCAAGAAACTTAGAAAGGTCAAAGGCTTTAGTCAACAGGCTTTTGCGGAACTTTTTGAACTTTCGAGAGGGAATATCTCTTCTTATGAAGAGTTAAGAGCCGAACCAAAGATTGATGTTGTGACAAAAATTGCCAATTATTTTAGCATTCCGCTTGACCATTTGTTGAACAATCAACTTTCCGTCAACGAAATATTGAACTTCAACGATCATTTTGAAACCAAAGAACAGGAAACCGTTTCTGATTTCAAAACCATTCCCTTCATCGATCGCAATCATATTTCTCAGATTCTGGATTTTCACGACAGCCTGGGATCATTAGCAAAAATCCAATTTCCGATTTACAGCCCGAAAGATTTTCTTGCCCTGGAGTTGGATGAATCTGTGAATCACCATTCCGATTTTCAGTTTCGTGAAACAGATATCGCCTTCTTCAAAAAACTTGAGGTGGATTTGCTTCATACGTTGGACAATCAATACGGTTTGTTTTTCAGCAAGGCATCTTTTTTCATTGGGCAATTCCGAGTGAAGGAAAAGCAGATTTTCCTCGTTTTGAATGACTGGCACGAAGAGGAATTTTCAATAAATGACATCGATAATTTCTGGAAATATTACGGCAAATTCGAGAAGTCTGTTTAA